One segment of Proteus appendicitidis DNA contains the following:
- a CDS encoding nucleotidyl transferase AbiEii/AbiGii toxin family protein: protein MILHKNEHRSLFIETIKKTSEKFNIPSSYVEKDYYLTNALLRISKSIYCNNVIFKGGTSLSKIYKAIDRFSEDIDLAILPNTNWKDAKIKKIIKEIIHLATIDLEDSGEKFNNGSRFRKKRYKYPRIDSSELLGEVKDTLLFECNAYTTPSPIIKRNICSLIAEWAIASEQDHLINTYQLNDFPFLVLCWKRTFCEKILGLLTASSKGLLKDKVRHFYDLTQLNRVQEIKRFINCDNTFFDLLSISIENDMTHFEKEKLSWITEDLSKNELFLNFSQIWDEIKSSYYGDFQKMIIYKENMPTKNEIEDTFMLIKSRLYSYSQSSSYLNLIAKS, encoded by the coding sequence TTGATACTACATAAAAATGAACACCGCTCTCTATTTATTGAAACAATAAAAAAGACATCCGAAAAATTCAACATTCCATCATCTTATGTAGAAAAAGACTATTACTTAACAAATGCGTTATTGAGAATATCAAAATCTATTTATTGTAATAATGTTATTTTTAAAGGTGGAACATCTCTATCAAAAATCTATAAAGCAATTGATAGATTTTCAGAAGATATTGATCTTGCCATCTTACCTAATACAAATTGGAAAGATGCAAAGATAAAAAAAATCATCAAAGAAATTATTCATCTTGCAACAATAGACTTAGAAGATTCTGGAGAAAAATTTAATAATGGCTCAAGGTTTAGAAAAAAACGCTACAAATACCCCAGAATTGATAGTTCTGAATTATTAGGCGAGGTTAAAGATACACTACTCTTTGAATGTAATGCTTACACAACACCTTCCCCAATAATAAAAAGAAATATTTGTTCATTAATAGCTGAATGGGCAATAGCATCTGAGCAAGATCACTTAATTAATACCTATCAGTTAAATGATTTTCCATTCTTAGTACTTTGTTGGAAAAGAACATTTTGTGAGAAAATTCTAGGATTACTTACAGCATCTTCAAAAGGTTTACTTAAAGACAAAGTAAGACATTTTTATGATTTAACACAGCTAAACAGAGTCCAAGAAATAAAACGTTTTATCAATTGTGACAATACATTCTTTGATTTGCTCTCAATTTCAATTGAAAATGATATGACTCATTTTGAAAAAGAAAAACTATCGTGGATCACAGAAGATCTCAGTAAGAATGAACTCTTTTTAAATTTTAGTCAGATTTGGGATGAAATAAAATCCTCTTACTATGGAGATTTTCAAAAAATGATCATTTATAAAGAAAATATGCCAACTAAAAATGAAATAGAAGATACCTTTATGTTAATAAAATCAAGGCTCTACTCTTATTCTCAATCATCTTCTTATCTCAACTTAATAGCAAAATCCTAA
- the gss gene encoding bifunctional glutathionylspermidine amidase/synthase: MNVKDIIRHEPFGTLLGYAPGGVAIYSSDYSSIDKEDYAANDSFRSYIGNEYMGHKWQCVEFARRFLYLHYGAVFTDVGMAYEIFSLRFLRKTIDDDILPLQAFANGSKQPPAVGALLIWQEGGEFKVTGHVAVITEVLEDKIRIAEQNVIHTRLPAGQQWTRELPLKVTDNGYFIQDTFDNTTLLGWMIQTEPNAYSLPQPKITPELLNIHAEQLDNKGQLDGKWLDESSPLEKAYVLAQHGHIINQDSYEYFTISESAEQELIRASNEMHLMYLHATEKVLKDDKLLRLFDIPEVLWPRIRLSWQNRRHQMITGRLDFCMDERGVKVYEYNADSASCHTEAGLIIEKWAQKGGIKEGFNPGERLLDALADAWKHCDAKPFVHILQDDDSEEDYHALFMQQSLTQAGYNSKILRGLNELHWNSRGQLIDADKRVVECVWKTWAWETALDQLREESEQQALIPIRTGHPEGEVRLVDVLLRPEITVFEPLWTLIPSNKAILPILWQLFPDNPYLLDTDFTVTPRLTQSGYAVKPIAGRCGNNIGLVDHKDNVLDETSGQFDHQENIYQELWCLPKVANRYIQVCTFTVGGHYGGCCLRSDPTLVIKKESDIEPLIVIEDKHFLAK, from the coding sequence ATGAATGTAAAAGATATCATTCGTCATGAACCATTTGGAACATTGCTAGGCTATGCGCCTGGTGGTGTCGCGATTTACTCTTCAGATTACAGCAGTATTGATAAAGAAGACTATGCCGCTAATGATTCATTCCGTAGTTATATTGGTAATGAATATATGGGGCACAAGTGGCAGTGTGTTGAGTTTGCTCGCCGTTTTCTCTATTTGCATTATGGCGCTGTATTTACTGATGTGGGAATGGCTTATGAGATCTTCTCACTGCGTTTTTTACGTAAAACCATCGATGACGATATATTGCCATTACAAGCCTTTGCAAATGGTAGCAAACAACCACCAGCAGTGGGTGCTTTATTGATTTGGCAAGAAGGTGGCGAATTTAAAGTAACAGGGCATGTTGCTGTTATTACTGAAGTGCTTGAAGATAAAATTCGTATTGCAGAGCAAAATGTTATCCATACTCGATTACCCGCAGGGCAACAATGGACTCGAGAATTACCGCTTAAAGTGACGGATAACGGTTACTTTATTCAAGATACTTTTGATAATACAACGCTATTAGGTTGGATGATCCAAACAGAGCCTAATGCTTATAGCCTTCCTCAACCTAAAATTACACCAGAACTATTAAATATTCATGCCGAACAGCTTGATAATAAAGGTCAATTAGATGGCAAATGGTTAGATGAAAGCTCGCCACTAGAAAAAGCTTATGTCCTTGCGCAACATGGTCATATTATCAATCAAGATAGCTATGAATATTTCACCATTTCAGAAAGTGCAGAACAGGAACTTATTCGCGCAAGTAATGAAATGCATTTGATGTATTTGCATGCAACTGAAAAAGTCTTGAAAGACGATAAGCTACTGCGTTTATTCGATATCCCTGAAGTGTTGTGGCCTCGTATTCGTTTGTCATGGCAAAACAGACGCCATCAAATGATCACGGGACGATTAGATTTTTGTATGGATGAAAGAGGTGTCAAAGTTTATGAATATAATGCTGACTCAGCCTCTTGCCATACAGAAGCTGGTTTAATTATCGAAAAATGGGCGCAAAAAGGTGGAATTAAAGAGGGCTTTAACCCCGGCGAACGCTTACTTGATGCATTAGCGGATGCTTGGAAGCACTGTGACGCAAAACCTTTTGTGCATATTCTTCAAGATGATGATAGTGAAGAAGATTATCACGCTCTCTTTATGCAACAGTCACTGACCCAAGCAGGTTATAACAGTAAAATTCTGCGTGGGTTAAATGAACTTCATTGGAATAGTCGTGGGCAATTGATTGATGCAGACAAGCGTGTTGTTGAATGTGTTTGGAAAACATGGGCTTGGGAAACGGCGTTAGACCAACTAAGAGAAGAGAGTGAGCAACAAGCACTGATCCCTATTCGTACGGGGCATCCTGAAGGCGAAGTCCGTTTGGTCGATGTGCTTTTACGTCCTGAAATTACCGTTTTTGAGCCTCTTTGGACTCTTATTCCTAGTAATAAAGCGATTCTACCTATTTTATGGCAATTGTTCCCTGATAACCCTTATTTGTTAGATACGGATTTCACAGTGACACCTCGTCTTACACAAAGTGGTTATGCGGTTAAACCGATAGCGGGGCGTTGTGGTAATAACATTGGTTTAGTCGATCATAAAGATAACGTGTTAGATGAAACCAGTGGTCAATTTGATCATCAAGAAAATATTTACCAAGAATTATGGTGTTTACCAAAAGTAGCAAATCGTTATATCCAAGTTTGCACCTTTACAGTGGGTGGGCATTATGGCGGTTGTTGTTTACGTTCAGACCCTACTCTAGTTATTAAAAAAGAGAGTGATATTGAACCTTTAATTGTGATTGAAGATAAACACTTTTTGGCTAAATAA
- the dsdX gene encoding D-serine transporter DsdX encodes MDSTLWVLGTLVISILLIVFTIIKLKFHPFLALLLASFFVGTAMKMNPLEMVNAIENGIGGTLGFLAAIIGLGTILGKMMEISGAAERIGITLQKCRWLSPDVIMVLVGLICGITLFVEVGVVLLIPLAFSIAKKTNTSLLKLAIPLCTALMAVHCIVPPHPAALFVTNELGADMGTVIVAGLAVGLVASLVGGPLFLKMLGERLPFKTVPEEFSDMEIREEKDLPSLGATLFTVLLPIVLMLIKTAAELNMTKGTSIYTALQFIGNPITAMFIAAFVAYYILGIRRNMGMNTLLKKTEDSFSSIANILLIIGAGGAFNGILKGSGLSESLALILSNLDMHPILLAWLVAIILHAAVGSATVAMMGATAIVAPLMPLYPDISPEIITLAIGSGAIGCTIVTDSLFWLVKQYCNATLSETFRFYSVATFIASFVALGGTFMLSFVI; translated from the coding sequence ATGGATTCAACATTATGGGTGCTAGGTACTCTTGTAATTAGTATCTTGCTCATTGTTTTTACTATAATAAAACTTAAGTTTCATCCATTTTTAGCCTTACTATTGGCAAGCTTCTTTGTGGGTACTGCAATGAAGATGAATCCTTTAGAAATGGTAAATGCGATTGAAAACGGTATTGGTGGTACATTAGGATTTTTAGCAGCAATTATCGGTTTAGGAACGATCCTTGGTAAGATGATGGAAATATCAGGTGCCGCAGAACGCATCGGTATTACATTACAAAAATGCCGTTGGTTATCTCCAGACGTTATTATGGTATTGGTTGGTCTTATTTGTGGTATTACACTCTTTGTTGAAGTGGGTGTGGTATTACTTATTCCCCTTGCTTTCTCTATTGCGAAAAAAACAAATACTTCATTATTAAAATTAGCTATTCCATTATGTACAGCATTAATGGCTGTTCACTGTATTGTTCCTCCTCATCCTGCAGCTCTATTCGTGACTAATGAATTAGGGGCAGATATGGGAACCGTTATTGTTGCGGGTCTTGCCGTTGGTTTAGTTGCATCTTTAGTTGGTGGCCCTTTATTCTTAAAAATGTTAGGCGAACGCTTACCATTTAAAACAGTGCCTGAAGAATTTTCTGATATGGAAATTCGTGAAGAAAAAGATTTGCCTTCATTAGGTGCCACACTATTTACTGTCTTATTACCTATTGTTCTGATGCTGATAAAAACAGCCGCAGAATTAAATATGACTAAAGGCACATCGATTTATACTGCATTACAGTTTATTGGTAATCCAATTACTGCGATGTTCATTGCTGCCTTTGTTGCTTATTATATATTAGGTATTCGCCGTAATATGGGCATGAATACGTTATTGAAGAAAACAGAAGATAGCTTTAGCTCTATTGCCAATATCCTATTAATTATTGGTGCGGGTGGTGCTTTTAACGGCATTTTAAAAGGCAGTGGTTTAAGTGAATCTTTAGCGTTAATTCTTTCTAACTTAGATATGCATCCTATTTTATTGGCTTGGTTAGTTGCCATTATCCTTCATGCTGCTGTTGGCTCTGCAACTGTTGCAATGATGGGGGCTACTGCAATTGTTGCACCATTAATGCCTTTATACCCAGACATTAGCCCTGAAATTATTACATTAGCAATTGGTTCAGGTGCTATTGGTTGTACCATCGTCACAGACTCACTGTTTTGGTTAGTGAAACAGTATTGTAATGCAACTTTAAGTGAAACTTTTCGTTTTTACAGTGTCGCGACCTTTATTGCCTCCTTTGTCGCATTAGGCGGTACATTTATGCTTTCTTTTGTCATATAA
- a CDS encoding TonB-dependent receptor plug domain-containing protein — protein MKKSKFSIILLMLLSSPLYGKENNKDKSKEKELPNDVITVKAASIKNKETFSSLLLNNREEIKGKQLEQIKSNTIGNTVSKVAGVQAEGFGPNAARPVIRSMSGNRVGILVNNLPINDISFISGNMPIPIDMNRINEISISKNSEALLYGGSSSGGAIHLWDDRIMTQLPEKAISGAVTFNGSTNNGNGGSANIKFSNEENWVFNISGATKRVTRYKIPTHSKAAPCYSYQQLKSHFALRDQCQVDMKVFTSRNPEAYPYISEFWKKYKVEYELSEDDKYTFKDKDYFSGIGYVDNEANSQYKPGSPTSIEHVTPPKHYVENDNKEIPNSFLKSQSGNASLSYIGDDGYLGLSVTDFQTSYGVPGYAYLTSKTTREMYKPISVSNHNRRIDIQGKHYHLTPFLRDSAFYYSYSESKDEELVGQIASSIFETKSHQLALETAHTPLFNRVNGAVGINGNYRDLKTSGYDAYLPSVLTKEYGIYWVESLNLSPFEITAGYRKGYTHHHLNIPDNYNSGRGQGSNLQNRHFDTSANTLALSFTPVDEWTLKLQQNIAYRAPEINELYTHGPHYAYLIEEQGKSEFNTEKSKSIELSSVIEIGNFSNKINLYKTDYSDFKFRRLTGVSRGGVTVMEWDETDLETKGLEYEFKYLYEMPHEHNLTFTLFGDFVENKSKRKLFIAGNYLPNLPNEKHGISLNYQHGELTAFSTATYYKKQKESGGLMYGGDITFPSYTLVDAGIGKKYHLDKLDVSVDFIINNLTNTEARPASSQLKYLAPLPGRNYGVNVKIDF, from the coding sequence ATGAAAAAAAGTAAATTCTCTATTATTTTACTTATGCTTTTGTCGTCTCCTTTATATGGAAAAGAGAATAATAAAGATAAAAGCAAAGAAAAAGAACTACCAAACGATGTTATTACTGTTAAAGCAGCATCAATAAAAAACAAAGAGACATTCTCTTCATTGTTACTGAATAATCGGGAAGAGATAAAAGGAAAACAACTTGAACAAATAAAGTCCAATACAATTGGCAATACCGTTTCAAAAGTCGCAGGAGTACAAGCAGAAGGTTTTGGTCCTAATGCCGCAAGACCTGTTATTCGTAGCATGTCTGGAAATAGAGTGGGTATTTTAGTCAATAACCTTCCTATTAATGATATTTCATTTATTAGCGGAAATATGCCTATTCCCATTGATATGAATAGAATTAATGAAATATCGATCAGTAAAAACTCTGAAGCACTGCTTTATGGCGGTAGTAGCAGTGGTGGTGCAATTCATTTGTGGGATGATAGGATAATGACACAGTTGCCTGAAAAAGCGATTTCAGGCGCCGTGACATTTAATGGAAGTACTAATAACGGTAATGGTGGATCAGCAAATATTAAATTCAGTAATGAAGAAAACTGGGTGTTTAATATTTCGGGTGCCACTAAACGTGTTACTAGATATAAAATTCCAACACATTCTAAAGCAGCACCTTGTTATAGCTATCAGCAACTAAAAAGTCACTTTGCGTTACGTGATCAATGCCAAGTTGATATGAAAGTATTTACCAGCCGCAATCCTGAAGCTTACCCTTACATTAGTGAGTTTTGGAAAAAATACAAAGTTGAATATGAATTAAGCGAAGATGATAAATATACTTTTAAAGATAAAGATTATTTTTCAGGTATTGGCTATGTTGATAATGAAGCTAACTCACAATATAAACCCGGTAGCCCCACATCCATTGAACATGTGACACCACCCAAACATTATGTTGAAAATGATAATAAAGAAATTCCTAATAGCTTTTTAAAAAGTCAAAGTGGTAATGCATCACTCTCTTATATTGGCGATGATGGTTATTTAGGTCTATCTGTTACTGATTTTCAAACATCTTATGGTGTACCGGGATATGCCTATCTCACATCGAAAACGACACGAGAAATGTACAAACCTATTTCGGTTTCAAACCATAATCGACGAATAGATATACAAGGAAAACATTATCACTTAACGCCTTTTTTAAGGGACAGTGCTTTTTATTACTCTTATTCTGAATCGAAAGATGAAGAATTGGTGGGGCAAATTGCATCCTCGATATTTGAGACAAAAAGTCACCAATTAGCCTTGGAAACTGCACACACCCCGCTCTTTAATCGAGTAAATGGTGCTGTTGGAATTAACGGTAATTATCGTGACCTGAAAACGTCGGGCTATGATGCTTATTTACCCAGTGTATTAACCAAAGAATACGGGATCTATTGGGTTGAGTCGCTAAATTTATCTCCTTTTGAAATTACTGCGGGATACCGTAAAGGCTATACTCACCATCATTTAAATATTCCCGATAATTATAATAGCGGTCGAGGACAAGGCTCCAATCTGCAAAATCGTCATTTTGATACAAGTGCAAATACACTAGCCTTATCTTTTACGCCAGTTGATGAATGGACATTAAAACTACAACAAAATATTGCTTATCGAGCGCCAGAAATTAATGAGCTTTATACACATGGCCCACATTATGCTTATTTAATTGAAGAACAGGGAAAGAGTGAATTTAATACCGAAAAAAGTAAAAGTATTGAATTATCATCTGTTATTGAGATAGGTAATTTCTCTAATAAGATTAATTTGTATAAAACAGACTACAGTGATTTTAAATTTAGACGATTAACAGGAGTTAGCCGTGGTGGGGTTACCGTTATGGAATGGGATGAAACGGATCTAGAAACAAAAGGATTAGAATACGAATTTAAGTATTTATATGAAATGCCTCACGAGCATAATCTTACATTTACACTATTTGGTGATTTTGTTGAAAACAAAAGTAAAAGAAAGCTCTTTATTGCAGGTAATTATTTGCCTAATCTTCCCAATGAAAAACATGGTATTAGCCTTAATTACCAGCATGGTGAATTAACCGCATTTAGCACTGCGACTTACTATAAAAAACAAAAAGAAAGTGGTGGATTAATGTATGGCGGGGATATTACCTTCCCTTCTTACACATTAGTTGATGCCGGTATTGGTAAAAAATATCATCTTGATAAATTGGATGTTTCTGTTGATTTTATTATTAATAATCTCACCAATACAGAAGCAAGACCGGCATCTTCTCAATTAAAATATTTAGCCCCATTACCGGGTCGAAACTATGGGGTAAATGTCAAAATTGATTTTTAA
- a CDS encoding D-serine ammonia-lyase has protein sequence MNHIDINKLISNFPLVRDLVDLKEVVWFNPKVTTTDQGLPYVGLTQDDVIDAQARLQRFAPYLAKAFPETAVTQGIIESEVVDIPKMKVALEKRYNTPISGQLCLKKDSHLPISGSIKARGGIYEVLTHAEKLAINAGLLSTEDNYEKLFSDKFREFFSQYSIAVGSTGNLGMSIGIMSAKLGFSVSVHMSADARQWKKDKLRSHGVNVVEYEQDYSIAVEEGRKEAEKDPNCFFIDDENSKTLFLGYAVAGLRLKRQFEEQGVRVDSEHPLFVYLPCGVGGGPGGVAFGLKLAFGDAVHCLFAEPTHSPCMLLGVYTQLHEGISVQEIGIDNITAADGLAVGRASGFVGRAMERLIDGYYTIDDQELYDLLSLLNKEEGIKLEPSALAGMKGAVHVAQAKDYLQGLSLDSQKMQNATHLVWATGGGMVPADEMQKYLAQGK, from the coding sequence ATGAACCATATAGATATAAATAAATTAATAAGTAATTTTCCACTAGTTCGTGACTTAGTGGACTTAAAAGAAGTGGTTTGGTTTAACCCAAAAGTGACCACCACTGACCAGGGACTTCCATATGTTGGTTTAACGCAAGATGACGTAATTGATGCACAAGCACGACTACAACGTTTTGCGCCTTATTTAGCGAAAGCATTTCCAGAAACAGCGGTTACTCAAGGAATTATCGAATCAGAAGTCGTTGATATTCCTAAGATGAAAGTTGCTCTTGAAAAGCGTTATAACACACCTATTAGCGGTCAATTGTGCTTGAAAAAGGATAGTCATCTTCCTATTTCAGGTTCAATTAAAGCGCGTGGTGGGATTTATGAAGTACTGACTCATGCTGAAAAATTGGCGATCAACGCGGGATTATTAAGTACAGAGGATAATTATGAAAAATTATTTTCTGACAAATTCCGTGAATTCTTTAGCCAATATAGTATCGCTGTAGGCTCCACAGGCAACTTAGGTATGTCTATTGGGATCATGAGTGCGAAATTAGGCTTTAGCGTGAGTGTTCATATGTCTGCTGATGCACGTCAGTGGAAGAAAGATAAATTACGTTCTCATGGCGTTAATGTTGTTGAATATGAACAAGATTACAGCATTGCGGTAGAAGAAGGTCGTAAAGAAGCAGAGAAAGATCCTAACTGTTTCTTTATCGATGATGAAAACTCAAAAACATTATTCTTGGGTTATGCGGTAGCTGGATTACGTTTAAAACGCCAATTTGAAGAACAAGGTGTTCGTGTTGATAGTGAACATCCTCTGTTTGTTTATCTGCCTTGTGGTGTTGGTGGTGGTCCTGGTGGTGTTGCTTTTGGGCTAAAACTGGCATTTGGAGATGCAGTACACTGCTTATTTGCAGAGCCAACACACTCACCTTGTATGTTATTGGGTGTTTATACCCAATTACACGAAGGCATCTCTGTACAAGAGATTGGTATTGATAACATAACAGCTGCTGATGGTCTTGCTGTCGGTCGTGCATCAGGATTTGTTGGTCGAGCAATGGAGCGCTTAATTGATGGTTATTACACTATTGATGACCAAGAGCTTTATGACTTACTCAGTTTATTAAATAAAGAAGAAGGAATTAAGTTAGAACCTTCGGCTTTAGCTGGAATGAAGGGGGCGGTACATGTCGCTCAAGCTAAAGATTATCTGCAAGGTTTATCACTAGACAGTCAAAAAATGCAAAATGCAACGCATTTAGTATGGGCGACGGGTGGCGGTATGGTTCCAGCAGATGAAATGCAAAAATATCTCGCTCAAGGAAAATAG
- the dsdC gene encoding DNA-binding transcriptional regulator DsdC, giving the protein MFESSSVILRNKRLSSYQLARLHTFEATGRHLSFALAAEELSLTPSAISHRINTLEEELSIKLFNRFHRRIELTEEGERIYWALKKTLEDINQEILDIHNQEVSGILTVYSRPSIAQCWLVPRISDFTERYPSIELNLLTGNDDINFRGYGIDLAIYFDDKQLQNLYCEDLISESIIPVCSPEYAKKHELIGNIHHLSNCTLLHDRQAWSNNSDFDEWRAWSEYMGLSLFPNRSNICFDRSDLAVIAAANHSGVAMGRKRLVQKQLASKELIIPFDNSELFCAQRYYLVTRNEKNNAKVQLFIQWLKKQIKESM; this is encoded by the coding sequence ATGTTTGAATCTTCTAGCGTGATTTTAAGAAATAAACGATTATCCAGTTATCAATTAGCAAGACTTCACACTTTTGAAGCAACAGGTCGCCATCTTTCATTCGCTTTAGCGGCAGAGGAACTGTCATTAACGCCCAGCGCCATTAGCCATCGTATTAATACATTAGAAGAAGAGTTGAGTATTAAGCTATTTAACCGCTTTCATCGCCGAATAGAACTAACAGAAGAAGGTGAACGAATTTATTGGGCGCTTAAAAAAACGCTAGAAGATATTAACCAAGAAATTTTAGATATTCATAACCAAGAAGTCTCAGGCATTCTCACCGTTTATTCACGACCTTCTATTGCCCAATGTTGGTTAGTTCCTCGTATTTCAGATTTTACTGAACGTTACCCATCGATTGAATTAAATTTACTCACAGGAAATGATGATATTAACTTTCGAGGTTATGGTATTGATCTCGCAATCTATTTTGATGATAAGCAACTGCAAAACCTTTATTGCGAAGATTTAATTTCAGAATCTATTATTCCTGTATGTAGCCCAGAATACGCAAAAAAGCATGAGCTTATTGGCAATATTCATCATCTTTCTAATTGTACTTTGCTACATGATAGGCAAGCTTGGAGTAATAACTCTGATTTCGACGAGTGGCGAGCTTGGAGCGAATATATGGGGCTTTCTCTTTTTCCTAATCGTAGCAATATCTGTTTTGATCGCTCTGATCTTGCCGTTATTGCTGCGGCTAACCACTCAGGCGTGGCTATGGGAAGAAAACGTTTAGTGCAAAAACAACTGGCTAGTAAAGAATTGATTATTCCTTTTGATAATAGCGAGCTGTTTTGTGCTCAGCGTTATTATCTTGTCACTCGAAATGAAAAGAATAATGCAAAAGTACAGCTTTTCATTCAGTGGCTGAAAAAGCAAATCAAGGAAAGTATGTGA